Proteins from a genomic interval of Nitrosomonas sp.:
- a CDS encoding NAD-binding protein, whose product MHVQNIGFIGLGIMGKPMASRLLQYGYPVFLYSRSGVPDELISSGGYACCSAVEVAEKADMVILMLPNTVDVEEVLFADNGVAVGLTAARLPELSNRKIVIDMSSISPGETRRFASCIAELGHDYADAPVSGGQTGAQQGTLTIMVGATLAVFEKIQPILARMGQHITHIGQPGSGQICKMANQIVVAGTCVKNIRQALMGGFAASRILDVHGERMINRNFQPGFRIDLQVKDLDIVLACAAELGISLPNTALTQSLYQACIAQGDQLLDNSAIVRILEKISNHEITPQTTHAIP is encoded by the coding sequence ATGCATGTTCAGAACATTGGCTTTATTGGCCTGGGTATTATGGGAAAACCCATGGCAAGCCGCTTGCTTCAGTATGGTTATCCGGTTTTTCTCTACTCCCGTAGTGGCGTGCCTGATGAGCTGATCTCCTCAGGAGGCTATGCTTGTTGTTCTGCGGTCGAAGTTGCCGAGAAAGCAGATATGGTTATTCTGATGTTGCCGAATACGGTAGATGTAGAAGAAGTTCTGTTTGCTGATAACGGTGTGGCCGTTGGCCTGACCGCCGCCAGGCTGCCCGAATTATCAAATCGTAAAATCGTTATTGATATGAGTTCCATCTCTCCGGGCGAGACCCGTCGTTTTGCCAGCTGTATAGCCGAACTGGGGCATGATTATGCTGATGCACCGGTTTCTGGCGGTCAGACTGGTGCGCAGCAAGGCACATTGACGATCATGGTGGGCGCCACCTTGGCAGTATTTGAAAAAATACAGCCTATACTGGCACGGATGGGGCAGCACATCACTCACATCGGTCAACCTGGAAGCGGGCAGATCTGCAAAATGGCTAACCAGATTGTGGTGGCCGGTACCTGTGTAAAAAATATCCGTCAGGCGTTAATGGGTGGATTTGCGGCGTCCCGGATACTTGATGTGCATGGAGAGCGGATGATCAATCGTAATTTTCAGCCTGGGTTTCGCATTGATCTGCAGGTCAAAGATCTTGATATTGTCTTGGCGTGCGCAGCGGAACTGGGCATCAGCCTGCCTAATACTGCGTTGACGCAATCACTTTATCAGGCCTGTATCGCGCAGGGTGACCAGCTGCTCGATAATTCCGCGATTGTGCGTATTTTAGAAAAGATTTCCAATCACGAAATCACGCCACAGACCACACATGCTATCCCGTGA